Part of the Engystomops pustulosus chromosome 4, aEngPut4.maternal, whole genome shotgun sequence genome is shown below.
cctgggaaaaatatgcaaatcagctaTATAGGGAGTCATTGTGAGAGTCTCCATAAGCAACATGTGATTGTAGGAGGCAGTGGTAGGTTCCCCCCAGGTCAGAATAGGTTTAGTCCTGTTACATAATCACAGATAAGCTGGTGACGGGTCATAGACAAAACCCATAGTGCCTGTAACCTGCCCCGCCCTCAGCGCCATTACCCATAAACCAGATTGGGTTCAAAGAACGAAAAGGAAAGCAAAAAATCACAGACGTGACAAGAATCTGCCGTCCGACCCGCTGGGACATCTCAGGGGGGGTCCTCTGGGCAATAACCGGTAATGTAATCAAGTTTAATCAACTCTCCTGCAGCACCCCCGCAGGCTGATATAGGTACTACGCACCGAAATGAATGCAAAGTGTAATGGGTCCTCCAGAGCACCAGAGGATTGTGCTACACATGGGGGACCCGCTGGACTATTAACCACAACACTGCGGCGGCTTCCTAGGAGACTTTCAGGTTGTCGCCATTTTCAACATCTCTGCTAGAGGTCAGTGAATCATCCAGCATCATGAACACATTACATATATCCAATGCAGGTAAAATgtatccattcactgacagcaagcagagtgaaACTGGAGAAGCATAAGGTGCCCCCCTAATGGGGTCCTGTTAATTAGCAGTGGCTGGACTGCACAGATCAGGAGGAGTAGGTTGGATAGAGGTGTCACTCATCTTACTCTAGGGCGCCCCCGCCTGCTTCCTTACCTGTCTGGTTTTTGCAGAGGTCTCGATGAAGGGAATGCCGTAGCTCCGCGCGAGGTCCTGAGCTTGTTTGGTGTCTACTGTTCTAGATGGTAAGTCACATTTATTTCCGACTAAGACCATGGGGACGTCCTCAGAGTCCTTCACCCTCTTTATTTGCTCTCTGTAGGGAGAGAAAAGGTAAGTCAAGAACCACACGCTGATCCAAAGTACTGTGCAACCGtgaccccggggagaggaggggatagAGGGCTGTGCAACCGtgaccccggggagaggaggggatagAGGGCTGTGCTGCCGtgaccccagggagaggaggggatagagagggctgtgcagccgtgaccccagggagaggaggggatagagagggctgtgcagccgtgaccccagagagaggaggggatagagagggctgtgcagccgtgaccccagagagagggggggggggggatagagagggctgtgcagccgtgaccccagagagaggggggggggggggatagagagggctgtgcagccgtgaccccagagagaggggggggatagagagggctgtgcagccgtgaccccagagagaggggggggatagagagggctgtgcagccgtgaccccggggagaggaggggatagagagggctgtgcagccgtgaccccagagaggggggggggggatagagagggctgtgcagccgtgaccccagggaaaggggggatagagagggctgtgcagccgtgaccccagagagaggggggggatagAGAGGGCTGTGCAGCCGTGACCCTGggaattagggggggggggggggggatagagagggCTGTGCAGCCGTGACCCCAGagaattaaggggggggggggggggagatagagagggctgtgcagccgtgaccccagggaaaggggggatagagagggctgtgcagccgtgaccccagagagaggggggggatagCGAGGGCTGTGCAGCCGTGACCCTGggaattagggggggggggggggatagagagggCTGTGCAGCCGTGACCCCAGagaattaaggggggggggggagatagagagggctgtgcagccgtgaccccagggaaaggggggatagagagggctgtgcagccgtgaccccagagagaggggggggatagAGAGGGCTGTGCAGCCGTGACCCTGggaattagggggggggggggggatagagagggCTGTGCAGCCGTGACCCCAGagaattaagggggggggggggagatagagAGGGCTGTGCAGCCGTGACCCCAGGGAAAGGGGGGATAGAGAGGGCTGTGCAGCCGTGACCCCAGGGAAAGGGGGGATAGAGAGGGCTGTGCAGCCGTGACTCCAggaattagggggggggggggatagagagggctgtgcagccgtgaccccagagagaggggggggatagAGAGGGCTGTGCAGCCGTGACCCCAGGGATAGGGGGGGGATAGAGAGGGCTGTGCAGCCGTGACCCCAGGGATAGGGGGGGGATAGAGAGGGCTGTGCAGCCGTGACCCCAGGGATAGGGGGGGGATAGAGAGGGCTGTGCAGCCGTGACCCCAGGGATaggtgggggatagagagggctgTGCAGCCGTGACCCCAGGGATaggtgggggatagagagggctgtgcagccgtgacccctagggaggggggggggggggatagagagggctgtgcagccgtgaccctagggaggggggggggggagatagagaggactgtgcagccgtGACcctagggagagggggggggggatagagagggctgtgcagccgtgaccctagggaggggggggggggatagagagggctgtgcagccgtgaccctagggagaggggggggggatagagagggctgtgcagccgtgaccctagggagaggggggatagagagggctgtgcagccgtgaccccaggaattaggggggggggggatagagagggCTGTGCAGCCGTGACCCCAGagaattaaggggggggggggggagatagagagggctgtgcagccgtgaccccagggaaaggggggatagagagggctgtgcagccgtgaccccagagagaggggggggatagAGAGGGCTGTGCAGCCGTGACCCCAGGGATAGGGGGATAGAGAGGGCTGTGCAGCCGTGACCCCAGGGATaggtgggggatagagagggctgtgcagccgtgacccctagggagggggggggggggaggggatagagagggctgtgcagccgtgaccctagggagagggggggggggggagatagagaggactgtgcagccgtGACcctagggagagggggggggggatagagagggctgtgcagccgtgaccctagggagaggggggggatagagagggctgtgcagccgtgaccctagggagagggggggggggggatagagagggCTGTGCAGCCGTGACCCTAGGGAGAGGGGGGATAGAGAGGGCTGTGCAGCCGTGACCCTAGGGAGAGGGGGGATAGATATATATCTAGCCTTATAGTTCTTTTGAGCCACTATTCTTAGTGTGGAAACAAACATGGGGGGGGGATGCCATTTACCTATAATGGTGAATATCTTCAAACGACTTAGTGTTATTAATGGCAAACACACAAAGGAAGCCCTCCCCCGTCCTCATGTACTGGTCTCTCATTGCACTGTACTCCTCTTGTCCTGCAGTGTCCAGTATATCCAGGAGACATGTCTCCCCATCAATCACTACCTGCTTCCGGTAGGAGTCCTGCAGGGAGAACACAAGGTGCAGGTTAAGGGAGAGAAACCACCACCCAacaaagcagaatagtgagtgcagctctggagcacatcCTACATCAGGCGGAGCCGCTCACCTCTATAGTGGGATCATACTCATCAACAAAATGGTTCTGTATGAGCTGTATCGTCAGGGCGCTCTTCCCCACGCCTCCAGCGCCCACCACCACCAGCTTATATTCTGTCATTTTTAAGTGATGTAATCTGAAAAACAagtaaaaagtaacatttttattaGAACTGTTCCAACTCGGGACTAGAAAACAGGAAGCAGTGATCTATTAATACACGTCTGGCCAGTGATGTGGTCCCCGAGGACTGACACCTGCATTCACTAGCAGCAGCCGCCCACCCAATACAGACAGAGGTGGAACCGTGGAGTCACCGCCGGCTACAATTATATCCTATAAATACAAGCAGTAAATAGACAGTGCAGCCGTCATCAGGGGCGGCCGTGTACACAACGGTGAGGGGACCGGTGGGGTGCTATAGGGATGGTCTGTGCAGCCCATCATCAAGGGCGGCCGAGTACACAACGGTGAGGGTGAGGGGACGGGTGGGGTGCTATAGGGATGGTCTGTGCAGCCCATCATCAAGGGCGGCCGAGTACACAACGGTGAGGGTGAGGGGACGGGTGGGGTGCTATAGGGATGGTCTGTGCAGCCCATCATCAAGGGCGGCCGAGTACACAACGGTGAGGGTGAGGGGACGGGTGGGGTGCTATAGGGATGGTCTGTGCAGCCCATCATCAAGGGCGGCCGAGTACACAACGGTGAGGGTGAGGGGACGGGTGGGGTGCTATAGGGATGGTCTGTGCAGCCCATCATCAGGGGTGGCAGTGTACACACCGGTGAGGGGACGGGTGGGGTGCTATAGGGATGTCTGTGCAGCCCATCATCAGGGGTGGCAGTGTACACACCGGTGAGGGGACGGGAGGGGTGCTATAGGGATGGTCTGTGCAGCCGATCACGAGGGGCGGCCGTGTACACAACGGAGAGGGTGAGGGGACGGGTGAGGTGCTATAGGGATGTCTGTGCAGCCCATCATCAGGGGTGGCAGTGTACACAACGGAGAGGGTGAGGGGACGGGTGGGGTGCTATAGGGATGGTCTGTGCAGCCCATCATCAGGGGTGGCAGTGTACACAACGGTGAGGGTGAGGGGACGGGTGGGGTGCTATAGGGATGGTCTGTGCAGCCCATCATCAGGGGTGGCAGTGTACACACCGGTGAGGGGACGGGTGGGGTGCTATAGGGATGTCTGTGCAGCCCATCATCAGGGGTGGCAGTGTACACACCGGTGAGGGGACGGGAGGGGTGCTATAGGGATGGTCTGTGCAGCCGATCACGAGGGGCGGCCGTGTACACAACGGAGAGGGTGAGGGGACGGGTGAGGTGCTATAGGGATGTCTGTGCAGCCCATCATCAGGGGTGGCAGTGTACACAACGGAGAGGGTGAGGGGACGGGTGGGGTGCTATAGGGATGGTCTGTGCAGCCCATCATCAGGGGTGGCAGTGTACACAACGGAGAGGGTGAGGGGACGGGTGGGGTGCTATAGGGATGGTCTGTGCAGCCCATCATCAGGGGTGGCAGTGTACACAACGGAGAGGGTGAGGGGACAGGTGAGGTGCTATAGGGATGGTCTGTGCAACCGATCATCAGGGGCGGCCGTGTACACAACGGTGAGGGGGACGGGTGGGGTGCTATAGGGATGGTCTGTGCAGCCCATCATCAGGGGTGGCAGTGTACACAACGGAGAGGGTGAGGGGACGGGTGAGGTGCTATAGGGATGGTCTGTGCAGTTCATCAGGGGTGGCAGTGTACACAACGGAGAGGGTGAGGTGCTGTAGGGATGGTTGGTGCAGCCGTGTACACAATGGATGGGATGAGGGGGACAGATGGGGTGCTATAGGGAAGGTCCATGCAGGCAATCTTCAGGATCATGCTGTAGGGATAGTCCATGCAGCTGATCATCAGGGGCAGCCGTGTACACAAAGGAGAGGGGTGAGCCTGCCATCAGGGGTGGCCATGTGTCCACTGGAGGGGACAGGTAGGGTGCTATTGGAATGGATCGTGTAGCAGGTTATTGAGGCGGCCATGTATACACTGGAGCGAATGAGGAGATGGGTGGGATTCTGTAGGGATGGTCCGTGCAGTCTGTGTATACCAGAGGGGAGTGCACAGGGACGATCCATGAAGCCTTTCACCAGGGGTGACCGTGTACACATGCACCTCCTTTcccgcacaaggtataattcagctgtgactggagtgttcctttgcTCTCCGCCAGCACATTATCTATGGATTTCCTTCACCTCCACGCTGGGCCCCCAGCTAATCTACCAGGTAAACTGCAGATAAAAAACCACACACACAAGAAAGCGAGCAGCGTGTTGGGGCAGGCGAGTGCAGTGGGTCAAGGTCAGGACTGAAGTCAATCATCCAAGATGGTGAAGACAAGCGATAACCCTTGTTGTAGATTAACTCAAGCACCTGAGGCTTCTTATTCCACCTGGAGCCGGTCCGTGTAGAGGATTCCAAAGTCTCTGAGGCGACACGTGATCCGAGTGCACACAGCAGGAGACAAGGGTGACAACGCTCCGGGACATGGGAGGGGGGAGAACAACACGAGAGAGAGGACAAGAAAGTCACTGCATCCAGGAAAGGtagaattacacatctctccaatctggctgcagagagcacagagcacagcagtgtgaggtctgattacacatctctccagggacaatacataacactggctgcagagagcacagcagtgtgaggtctgattacacatctctccagggacaatacataacactggctgcagagagcacagagcacagcagtgtgaggtccgattacacatctctccagggacaatacataacaccggctgcagagagcacagagcacagcagtgtgaggtctgattacacatctctccagggacagcacataacactggctgcagagagcacagagcacagcagtgtgaggtctgattacacatctctccagggacagcacataacactggctgcagagagcacagagcacagcagtgagaggacaatcCTCGAGTTCTACAACCAAGAAATATAACTCCAGTCTCTTGTGACTTCAGTGTCCAATCATTGGCCTCAGCTTAGAGGTCACATGTGCAAGAATAGAGACGcatcagcagtgatgtcaccggtctTGTTCAGGGTCATGAGATCTTCACCACTGCCGGGCCAGCAAGGACCAAATGCAACCATGTTCTAGAACTGGAATCCCCTCTTGAAAGTCAGAACAGTTCACCCAGAAAATTCCTTAAACATGAACGATTCTTTTCTGGGGGTTTCTGGGGGTCTACACCAACCCTCTACGGCGCAGATCCAACATGGACGAAACAACGTCTCTTCCGCAGGATGACTGTAATAGAGGATTTGTGTGACGCCGTCTGCTGACATTTACTCTCCAGGTGGTAAACACAAGATGACGTAGACAATGACTGCTACCGGAGAAGACACCTGTGACTCCAGGTAACACAAGGAAGAGTGCCAGGCAGGTGCAGGGCGGGCGTGGTAACCTGTCGAGCCGGCTCCAGCAGACGTTATACACTGTAAAGTATGTGGTTTATGTAGAATGGCAACACATACCACGACCGGGAACCTGCAGCACGGGGGACCTGCACAGAGGAGTAAAATATATATCCTCAGTGGGCACCAGAAGCAGGTCCATGGCGGGAAGGTCCCTAAACCTTGCCCAACCCCAACATGGTAGGTCAACTATGTAGCCACCAAGTGCAGTCAGTGGCCGATGAAGACATAGCACATCTTCCTTATGACTCCTCGGCTTATCTCATATTCCTAGTAATCCCTGGCCATTCAGGTTGGAGGGTTACGATGAAGTCCATGGAAAGATCACGGCAATGAGAATCCCCAGCATATAACAAACACTCTACATGCAGCCCTCCGACCCCAATTCACCACATCCTTACTAGACACAGACATTTATGGTGTATTCCCTGCCATACACCCTCTATCTCCTCCCACTACCCGATTCAGAACTTTCTATATCCCCGGAGTCCGAATTCCTCAGGACGTTGGACTTCAGAAGGTTTTATGATCACGGCCTTCCGAAGATCTCCCAAAGAACTGACAGGAGAATCAGCCTCCCTGGGACGTTCAGCTTTGAGCAATCGGAGCAAGAGCCTCCATGTCCTAAAACAAATTCCTACACATCCAGCGTTTATCATAGGAAATCACAATAAAAGATTCTTCACAAGACAACTCATATCGTCTCACTCTGATCCAGTACAGGGACAGATCCGAAGGCTCAGGCCTCGTTCCCACTTATCAGATGTGATCTGGGAATATGACGACAATCTGCATACCAAGGATAGCAATGGACTTTCTGCTCCCCTACTGACACAAGGACATTTAACAAATGGGCCAAAGAACAGAGTGACCAAACAGACGTGTGGAGTAGCTCATAGGCACAGGCAAGCCCCCGGAGGTGGCCGCGCTGGGACTTAGACAACCTTGGGTAGTAGAAACCCGACAGCGCCTCCAAGGCTGAGCATAGGTCACCAGGTGTGCGGACCAAGCAGGTCACATTTTGTTTTCCGGGTGGAGGATGGATCCGTCTCATTCCCTACTGAACTTCAGCACTAGAAACCTAAAGATAAAAGATTGGTTTTGGATAAGGTCAGATTTCTCATTTTGAAGGCGGCTCGTCAAGTCAGGTCTACGTAAATCCAACCAAAATACAGGAGCATAGGGTTGTAGCTTTGGCGACTCATGTTACGTCACAATATTTGGAGA
Proteins encoded:
- the KRAS gene encoding GTPase KRas isoform X1, whose amino-acid sequence is MTEYKLVVVGAGGVGKSALTIQLIQNHFVDEYDPTIEDSYRKQVVIDGETCLLDILDTAGQEEYSAMRDQYMRTGEGFLCVFAINNTKSFEDIHHYREQIKRVKDSEDVPMVLVGNKCDLPSRTVDTKQAQDLARSYGIPFIETSAKTRQRVEDAFYTLVREIRQYRLKKISKEEKTPGCVKIKKCLVM
- the KRAS gene encoding GTPase KRas isoform X2; this encodes MTEYKLVVVGAGGVGKSALTIQLIQNHFVDEYDPTIEDSYRKQVVIDGETCLLDILDTAGQEEYSAMRDQYMRTGEGFLCVFAINNTKSFEDIHHYREQIKRVKDSEDVPMVLVGNKCDLPSRTVDTKQAQDLARSYGIPFIETSAKTRQGVDDAFYTLVREIRKHKEKMSKEGKKKKKKSKSKCLIL